The proteins below come from a single Edaphobacter acidisoli genomic window:
- the parS gene encoding type II RES/Xre toxin-antitoxin system antitoxin: protein MAPAAKAAHVLWPSEHVSPQSRRRGASLGLSSGDTVDLIRKIEGGFSFAALETLESASGLPLNMLASVIGIPERTLARRKSSGRLAPEESERLLRIANLYEKSVELLEGDRKAAATWLTSPKKALNHQSPLAYAKTEIGAREVEDLIGRLEHGVFS from the coding sequence ATGGCACCTGCAGCAAAAGCGGCCCACGTTCTCTGGCCCTCCGAGCACGTTTCGCCCCAGTCCCGAAGGCGCGGCGCGAGTCTCGGGCTGTCCTCGGGCGACACGGTCGACCTGATTCGAAAGATCGAAGGCGGCTTTTCCTTTGCCGCTTTGGAGACCCTTGAATCGGCCAGTGGGCTTCCTTTGAATATGCTGGCGTCTGTCATCGGAATCCCGGAGCGCACACTGGCCCGGCGCAAATCCTCAGGCCGGCTCGCCCCTGAAGAGTCGGAGCGCCTGCTCCGCATTGCGAACCTGTACGAAAAGAGCGTCGAGCTGCTTGAGGGCGACCGGAAGGCGGCGGCAACATGGCTCACGTCTCCAAAGAAGGCCCTGAACCATCAGTCCCCACTGGCCTATGCGAAGACGGAGATAGGCGCAAGGGAAGTCGAAGACCTGATCGGACGGCTCGAACACGGCGTCTTCTCCTGA
- a CDS encoding RES family NAD+ phosphorylase codes for MLSAWRITKQKLVAQAFTGEGARLYGGRWNTRGTAVVYTAQSQALAALEMLVHLDSPQILQRYVLIEVSFDESLVAELDRSMLPKNWRADPPPAEVQALGDAWVAGKSSSVLRVPSVIVPGEANFLLNPRHPDFRKVRTGKPITFDFDRRLTAVR; via the coding sequence ATGCTTTCAGCATGGCGAATCACCAAGCAGAAACTCGTCGCCCAGGCTTTCACGGGCGAAGGAGCCCGGCTGTATGGAGGCCGATGGAACACGCGTGGTACGGCTGTTGTCTACACGGCACAGTCCCAGGCGCTGGCTGCGCTTGAGATGCTGGTCCATCTGGATTCGCCTCAGATACTTCAGCGATACGTGCTCATCGAGGTCTCGTTCGACGAGTCTCTGGTCGCCGAGTTGGACCGCAGTATGCTACCCAAAAACTGGAGAGCAGATCCGCCGCCAGCCGAGGTTCAGGCCTTGGGAGACGCATGGGTGGCAGGCAAGTCATCGTCAGTCCTGCGCGTTCCAAGCGTCATTGTGCCCGGAGAAGCAAACTTTCTGCTCAACCCACGTCATCCCGATTTTCGAAAGGTCCGTACAGGGAAGCCAATCACATTTGACTTCGACCGGCGGCTGACGGCAGTGCGCTAG